The proteins below are encoded in one region of Planctopirus limnophila DSM 3776:
- a CDS encoding LptF/LptG family permease encodes MWTFDQYLLKNFFYVFFVCFVAAFGLVVTIDLLENLDEFMLNNQSGGALSLLVSIGTYYGYQAIFFLDRGGASLMVIAVMVVLVLFQRSGELHPMLAAGVPMYRVLRALMIGPVLVTAVLVANQELVVPVIAHAAHGGRGIQTGEGGQVEPIYDYSTKISINGEKVSLADSQLEGAQFVLPAPLIVHDLTIIRGTTAIFRKAAGQRPDGWVIFGAAPQFEELALTPRGQEIVRKVGRSGELFIASPVSCDQLFKRKSSSNYLSTSELLGRIRNEAYGPLAVQKFVTQVHGRLTQPLINLIAVLLSLPLLVRRESAGLVMDSGVCAVAQGILFGMMQLSAYLSTSGIIAADLAAWFPVFIGGAMAAWTRDMIRS; translated from the coding sequence GTGTGGACATTTGATCAATACTTGCTAAAAAACTTCTTCTACGTCTTCTTCGTATGCTTTGTGGCAGCGTTCGGGCTGGTCGTCACGATTGACCTTCTGGAAAATCTCGACGAGTTCATGCTCAATAATCAGAGTGGCGGAGCACTTTCCCTGCTGGTTTCCATTGGAACTTACTACGGCTATCAGGCCATTTTTTTTCTGGATCGTGGCGGCGCATCGCTGATGGTGATTGCCGTCATGGTGGTGCTGGTACTCTTTCAAAGATCTGGCGAACTCCATCCGATGCTGGCAGCCGGGGTGCCGATGTACCGCGTGTTGCGAGCCCTGATGATTGGCCCCGTCCTTGTCACGGCAGTGCTCGTCGCCAATCAGGAGCTTGTGGTTCCGGTCATTGCTCACGCGGCCCACGGCGGGCGTGGCATCCAGACGGGTGAAGGTGGTCAGGTCGAACCGATTTACGATTATTCGACGAAAATCTCGATCAATGGCGAGAAGGTCAGTCTGGCAGATTCCCAACTGGAGGGAGCTCAGTTTGTCCTGCCAGCTCCATTAATCGTGCATGATCTCACGATTATTCGTGGCACCACGGCCATTTTCCGGAAAGCCGCCGGTCAGCGCCCCGATGGCTGGGTGATTTTTGGAGCCGCACCTCAGTTTGAAGAATTGGCACTGACCCCGCGTGGGCAGGAAATCGTAAGGAAAGTGGGTCGCAGCGGAGAGCTGTTTATTGCCAGTCCCGTCAGTTGCGATCAGTTGTTTAAACGCAAATCGAGTTCAAACTACCTCTCGACCAGTGAACTTCTTGGGCGCATTCGCAATGAGGCTTACGGCCCACTTGCGGTGCAAAAGTTTGTCACTCAGGTTCACGGTCGTCTGACTCAACCGCTGATCAACCTGATTGCCGTCCTGCTTTCCTTACCCCTGCTTGTCCGCCGAGAAAGTGCAGGTCTTGTCATGGATTCCGGCGTATGTGCGGTCGCACAAGGAATTTTGTTCGGCATGATGCAACTTTCGGCTTACCTGAGCACTTCGGGAATCATTGCCGCCGATCTGGCCGCCTGGTTCCCGGTCTTTATCGGTGGCGCGATGGCCGCCTGGACGCGGGACATGATTCGGTCGTAA
- a CDS encoding ArsR/SmtB family transcription factor, giving the protein MSFSLPNEGTSRPLWTNPEVFDRIAERLRILAHPHRLRMVEMLLAGKYSVGELAESCSIPSHMASEHLRLMQHCGLLGSEKEGRYTYYRIAEPNLQRLLSCLKDQQFGLDEPGMVSHNPVSVTSNSVESESPDATDGLKCSKDAVASNGESQYIEKLHTPTELNG; this is encoded by the coding sequence ATGTCCTTCTCGCTGCCCAATGAGGGTACGTCACGTCCCCTTTGGACAAATCCGGAAGTCTTTGATCGCATTGCAGAGCGATTACGAATTCTGGCGCATCCCCATCGACTGCGGATGGTGGAAATGCTGCTCGCTGGCAAATATTCCGTCGGAGAGTTGGCCGAGTCTTGCTCGATTCCGAGCCATATGGCTTCCGAACATCTGCGACTCATGCAGCATTGCGGTCTTCTAGGGAGCGAGAAAGAGGGTCGGTATACTTACTACCGTATTGCCGAGCCGAATCTGCAAAGACTGCTTTCCTGCCTAAAGGATCAGCAATTTGGACTCGATGAACCGGGAATGGTCAGCCATAACCCAGTGTCTGTCACATCTAATTCTGTTGAGTCAGAATCCCCAGATGCAACCGATGGTCTGAAATGTTCGAAAGATGCGGTCGCATCCAATGGTGAGAGTCAATACATTGAAAAGCTGCATACTCCGACAGAATTGAACGGGTAG
- a CDS encoding DUF423 domain-containing protein, translated as MKPQWWLIIGAMICGTSVGTGAFAAHSLTDHFAVVYAGQTREVAGEVIPLARKYLQDFKTGAEYQMFHGLALLAVGIWALVKQQSGQTASRLLNWAGWMFLVGVILFSGSLYTLTLSGVRVLGAVTPLGGVAFLAGWAFLAVAAFADQRSSITEKSAAS; from the coding sequence ATGAAACCTCAATGGTGGTTGATCATCGGTGCCATGATTTGCGGGACGAGTGTCGGCACGGGAGCGTTTGCCGCTCATTCCCTGACCGATCATTTTGCCGTTGTCTACGCAGGGCAGACGCGTGAGGTAGCGGGGGAAGTGATTCCACTGGCACGCAAGTATCTTCAGGATTTTAAGACTGGTGCGGAGTACCAGATGTTCCACGGCCTGGCCCTGCTGGCTGTCGGCATCTGGGCCCTGGTCAAGCAGCAGAGTGGCCAAACGGCTTCTCGATTGCTGAACTGGGCAGGATGGATGTTCCTGGTGGGTGTAATCCTCTTTTCAGGGAGCTTGTATACACTCACTCTTTCAGGAGTTCGTGTCCTGGGTGCCGTAACACCTCTCGGTGGAGTCGCATTTCTGGCTGGCTGGGCATTTCTCGCTGTGGCAGCGTTTGCTGATCAGAGAAGTTCGATTACTGAAAAGTCAGCTGCAAGTTGA